The following coding sequences are from one Granulicella sp. L56 window:
- a CDS encoding thiamine phosphate synthase, which yields MRRYAITDRSLLPAASSLLRQAALWAADGVDYIQLREKDLPPATLAHLSRQILEELQDTQTKLLINARLDIAVATGAHGVHLTSAPGELMPAQVRAVYAAANLARPVVSISCHSLAEVEVARNEADLILFAPVFQKEITGRVVTHGQGLEALGAACVAAAPASVYALGGVSWENADACLAAGAIGIAGIRLFHRL from the coding sequence GTGCGCCGCTACGCCATCACCGACCGCTCGCTGCTGCCAGCCGCCTCCTCCCTGCTGCGGCAGGCCGCTCTCTGGGCGGCTGACGGCGTCGATTACATCCAGCTCCGCGAAAAAGACCTGCCTCCGGCAACGCTTGCGCATCTTAGCCGCCAAATTCTCGAAGAGCTGCAGGACACCCAGACGAAGCTGCTCATCAACGCGCGGCTGGACATCGCCGTTGCGACGGGTGCTCATGGAGTTCACCTGACCTCGGCCCCTGGCGAACTTATGCCCGCGCAGGTTCGGGCGGTCTACGCTGCCGCCAATCTTGCACGGCCTGTCGTCTCCATCTCCTGCCATAGTTTGGCCGAGGTGGAAGTGGCTCGTAACGAGGCAGACCTGATCCTGTTTGCGCCTGTCTTTCAAAAAGAAATTACGGGACGGGTCGTTACTCACGGGCAGGGACTTGAAGCGCTGGGCGCTGCCTGCGTCGCTGCCGCACCTGCTTCTGTTTATGCGCTTGGCGGCGTTAGCTGGGAGAATGCGGACGCTTGTCTCGCGGCTGGCGCTATTGGGATTGCGGGGATTCGGCTATTTCATCGCCTTTGA